A genome region from Paradevosia shaoguanensis includes the following:
- a CDS encoding amino acid ABC transporter permease, protein MSPPHPPNRRREIPWWLLAIALLGILTFWQIVADEGMRTIFNALSAGIITTLWVTGVAFILASLLGLIVAMARTSRFRVAREVATFYVEIVRGVPLLVVLFYVAFVGAPAMVDGANWLLAPFIEQGWLPKVTVRNFDFTWRAIVALTVCYSAFLAEIFRAGIESVDRGQHEAAWALGLSRWHTFRFITFPQAFRTILPPYGNDFVSMIKDSALVSALGVQDITQLGKVYSSSTFKFFETYNIVAFLYLTMTISLSLLVRLAERRLKRQDHDR, encoded by the coding sequence ATGTCCCCTCCGCATCCCCCCAATCGCCGCCGTGAAATTCCCTGGTGGCTGCTGGCGATCGCTCTTCTCGGCATCCTGACCTTCTGGCAGATCGTGGCCGACGAGGGCATGCGCACCATCTTCAATGCGCTCTCGGCCGGCATCATCACCACGCTCTGGGTGACAGGCGTCGCCTTTATCCTCGCCTCGCTCCTCGGGCTTATCGTAGCCATGGCGCGGACATCGCGCTTCAGGGTGGCGCGGGAAGTGGCGACTTTCTATGTCGAGATCGTTCGGGGCGTACCGCTGCTCGTGGTGCTGTTCTACGTCGCCTTTGTCGGCGCGCCGGCAATGGTGGATGGCGCCAACTGGCTCCTTGCACCCTTCATCGAGCAGGGCTGGTTGCCCAAGGTCACGGTGCGCAATTTCGATTTCACCTGGCGCGCCATCGTGGCGCTGACGGTCTGCTACTCGGCCTTTCTCGCCGAAATCTTCCGCGCCGGCATCGAGTCGGTCGACCGTGGCCAGCACGAGGCGGCCTGGGCGCTCGGGCTCTCGCGCTGGCACACGTTCCGGTTCATCACCTTCCCGCAGGCCTTCCGCACGATCCTGCCGCCCTACGGCAATGACTTCGTGTCGATGATCAAGGATTCCGCCCTCGTCTCGGCCCTTGGCGTCCAGGACATCACGCAGTTGGGCAAGGTCTATTCCTCGAGTACGTTCAAGTTCTTCGAGACCTACAATATCGTGGCATTCCTCTATCTCACGATGACGATCTCACTCTCCCTGCTGGTACGGCTGGCCGAGCGCCGGCTCAAGCGGCAGGATCACGACAGGTAG
- a CDS encoding SelT/SelW/SelH family protein, which translates to MTDAKPKLSITYCTQCNWLLRSAWMAQEVLSTYSLEMGEVTLIPGTGGIFEIRLDGELVWERKRDGGFPDVKALKQIVRDKIDPQRDLGHIDRDSHA; encoded by the coding sequence ATGACCGACGCCAAGCCCAAACTCTCGATCACCTATTGCACGCAGTGCAACTGGCTGCTGCGCTCCGCCTGGATGGCGCAGGAAGTGCTCTCCACCTATTCGCTGGAAATGGGCGAGGTAACGCTCATTCCTGGCACTGGTGGCATATTCGAGATCCGGCTCGATGGTGAACTGGTCTGGGAGCGCAAGCGGGACGGCGGGTTCCCCGACGTCAAGGCGTTAAAGCAGATCGTGCGGGACAAGATCGATCCGCAGCGCGACCTCGGCCATATCGATCGGGACAGCCACGCATAA
- a CDS encoding YegP family protein, which produces MVDLSAGESGKGYRFEIEQAKNGEHFVRFRARNGEIMSRTETYSSKASAKNAIDSLKKNGPKAETVDESLAAKPAAAAKK; this is translated from the coding sequence GTGGTCGACCTTTCGGCCGGCGAGTCCGGCAAGGGCTATCGCTTCGAAATCGAGCAGGCCAAGAATGGCGAGCACTTCGTTCGCTTCCGCGCCCGGAACGGCGAGATCATGTCGCGGACCGAAACCTATTCCTCCAAGGCCAGCGCCAAGAACGCCATCGACTCGCTCAAGAAGAACGGGCCCAAGGCCGAGACGGTCGATGAAAGCCTTGCGGCCAAGCCGGCTGCCGCCGCCAAGAAATAG
- a CDS encoding ArsR/SmtB family transcription factor, whose translation MSRNFLVVDPEEGLDVLRGLASAVRVRILKLLHVRGPLNVNDIAEALSLPQSTVSSNVQILEEAGLIRTETQKARKGNQKICHSTFDEVLVMFKEDIQHAKANAIEVAMPLGLYTSCEVSAPCGLCSTEGIIGLLDVPDTFLDPERMKAGLIWFTRGYVEYQFPNNAKLAQNEIEAIEFSMELSSEVPGTAANWPSDITVAINGKDVGTWTSPGDFGDKRGVYTPDWWKLKGSQYGKLKSWKVTHSGTYVDGVKISPVSLKDLDVQTHHSIRLRIGVKEDARHPGGVNIFGRGFGNYDQDIVLRLHTVR comes from the coding sequence ATGAGCCGCAATTTCCTGGTGGTCGACCCCGAGGAGGGGCTGGATGTCCTTCGCGGCCTGGCTTCGGCCGTCCGTGTCCGGATCCTCAAGCTCCTGCACGTACGCGGACCGCTCAATGTCAACGACATCGCCGAGGCGCTCTCGCTGCCGCAATCGACGGTCTCCTCCAATGTCCAGATCCTGGAAGAGGCGGGGCTGATCCGCACCGAGACGCAGAAGGCGCGCAAGGGCAACCAGAAGATCTGCCATTCGACGTTCGATGAAGTGCTGGTGATGTTCAAGGAAGACATCCAGCACGCCAAGGCGAACGCGATCGAAGTGGCGATGCCGCTCGGGCTCTATACGAGCTGCGAAGTCTCCGCGCCCTGCGGGCTCTGCTCGACCGAGGGCATAATCGGGCTGCTGGACGTGCCCGACACGTTCCTGGATCCGGAGCGCATGAAGGCCGGGCTCATCTGGTTCACGCGCGGCTATGTCGAGTACCAGTTCCCCAACAATGCCAAGCTGGCGCAGAACGAGATCGAGGCCATCGAATTCTCGATGGAGCTCTCCTCGGAAGTCCCCGGTACGGCGGCCAACTGGCCGTCCGACATCACCGTCGCCATCAACGGCAAGGACGTCGGCACCTGGACGTCGCCGGGCGATTTTGGCGACAAGCGAGGTGTCTATACGCCCGACTGGTGGAAGCTCAAGGGCAGCCAATACGGCAAGCTCAAGAGCTGGAAGGTGACCCATTCGGGCACCTATGTTGACGGGGTCAAGATTTCCCCTGTTTCGCTCAAGGATCTCGACGTCCAGACCCACCATTCCATCCGCCTGCGTATCGGCGTCAAGGAAGATGCCAGACATCCGGGCGGGGTGAATATCTTCGGCCGGGGGTTCGGAAACTACGACCAGGACATCGTGCTGAGACTGCACACGGTGCGGTAG
- a CDS encoding CreA family protein, whose translation MLKTLARFALPVVLVAALAACSKPDNQQAVGKVGVDWTGNDIAVEAVADPEVKGVVCHVAYFSRSLIDRLQQGNWFEDPSYSALDCAASGPITVGNIAMGGGGEEIFKQNRSLIWKSLRVTRIYDAANNSLVYLAHARELQLGSGKMSLSVIPLNGENVTWTNGKPPSANGNAVGGNTAGTNTTTTGGQI comes from the coding sequence ATGCTCAAGACCCTCGCCCGTTTCGCTCTCCCCGTCGTGCTCGTGGCCGCGCTTGCCGCGTGCTCGAAGCCCGACAACCAGCAGGCCGTCGGCAAGGTTGGTGTCGACTGGACCGGCAATGACATCGCCGTCGAGGCCGTCGCCGACCCGGAGGTCAAGGGTGTCGTGTGCCACGTGGCCTATTTCAGCCGCAGCCTCATCGACCGGCTGCAGCAGGGCAACTGGTTCGAGGATCCGTCCTATTCGGCGCTCGATTGCGCCGCCAGCGGCCCGATCACGGTCGGCAACATCGCCATGGGCGGCGGCGGCGAAGAGATCTTCAAGCAGAACCGCAGCCTCATCTGGAAGAGCCTGCGCGTCACCCGCATCTACGACGCAGCCAATAATTCCCTGGTCTATCTCGCCCATGCCCGCGAGCTGCAGCTCGGCTCGGGCAAGATGTCGCTATCGGTCATCCCGCTCAACGGCGAGAACGTGACGTGGACGAACGGAAAGCCGCCATCTGCGAACGGCAATGCAGTGGGCGGAAACACTGCTGGCACGAATACGACAACGACCGGCGGCCAGATCTAG
- a CDS encoding ArsR/SmtB family transcription factor: MQDNLTTTFAALADPTRRAILARLATGEATVNELAEPFDISLPAISRHLKVLETAGLITRGREAQWRPCRLDAAPLKEVAGWVNHYRIFWEGGFGKMDDYLTQLQKGDDNGSIS, encoded by the coding sequence ATGCAGGACAATCTCACCACCACATTCGCGGCGTTGGCCGACCCCACGCGGCGGGCGATCCTGGCGCGGCTGGCGACGGGGGAGGCGACGGTCAACGAGCTTGCCGAGCCCTTCGATATCAGCCTGCCGGCGATCTCGCGGCATCTCAAGGTCCTGGAGACGGCCGGGCTCATCACCAGGGGGCGCGAGGCGCAGTGGCGGCCGTGCCGGCTCGATGCGGCCCCGCTCAAGGAAGTGGCGGGCTGGGTCAACCATTACCGCATCTTCTGGGAAGGCGGGTTCGGCAAGATGGACGATTACCTCACGCAATTGCAGAAGGGAGATGACAATGGCTCGATCAGCTGA
- a CDS encoding transporter substrate-binding domain-containing protein: MKLISSLVLATALAIGLAAPAGAQTLPDLQGRTIRAVTENAYVPLNFVDPKTGESVGFEYDLFNEIGKRLNAQVEWNLSSWDVMIQAVKDGQFDVGMDGITINPERSEQIDFTDSYLTSQQFMLVRADESRFADAKSFAADKDLLVGAQAGTTNFYVAVYSVLDGDEANPRIKLFDTFGASVQALKSGDVDTVLMDQSSAAGYIGANPGAFKSLDEALGTESFGFILQKGSDLREPINAALATILADGTLDKLKQKWFYEYNAAQ, from the coding sequence ATGAAACTGATTTCCTCTCTCGTTCTCGCGACGGCCCTGGCCATCGGCCTTGCCGCGCCGGCTGGCGCGCAGACCCTGCCGGACCTTCAGGGCCGCACCATCCGCGCCGTTACCGAAAACGCCTATGTGCCGCTCAACTTCGTGGATCCGAAGACGGGCGAGAGCGTGGGGTTCGAATACGATCTCTTCAACGAGATCGGCAAGCGCCTCAACGCCCAGGTCGAGTGGAACCTTTCGAGCTGGGACGTGATGATCCAGGCGGTCAAGGACGGCCAGTTCGATGTCGGCATGGATGGCATCACCATCAATCCCGAGCGCTCCGAGCAGATCGACTTCACCGATTCCTACCTCACCAGCCAGCAGTTCATGCTCGTGCGCGCCGATGAAAGCCGCTTCGCCGATGCCAAGAGCTTCGCTGCCGACAAGGACCTGCTGGTGGGCGCCCAGGCCGGCACCACCAATTTCTACGTTGCCGTCTATTCGGTGCTCGATGGCGACGAGGCCAATCCGCGCATCAAGCTCTTCGATACGTTCGGCGCCTCCGTGCAGGCGCTCAAGTCGGGCGACGTCGATACCGTGCTCATGGACCAGAGCTCGGCTGCCGGCTATATCGGCGCCAATCCGGGCGCCTTCAAATCGCTCGACGAGGCGCTGGGCACCGAGAGCTTCGGCTTCATCCTTCAGAAGGGGTCGGACCTGCGCGAGCCGATCAATGCGGCGCTGGCCACGATCCTTGCCGACGGCACGCTCGACAAGCTCAAGCAGAAATGGTTCTACGAGTATAACGCCGCTCAATAA
- a CDS encoding dihydrofolate reductase family protein, giving the protein MAPLRYSINLTLDGCCDHRTIEPDEELHRRAAATIARADALLFGRVTYGMMESAWRLSAGRPDWMADWMMPFAQTIDAAKKYVVSSTLTQVDWNAELVPVGKLEETVRELKRKSRTGLYVGGVKLPMALAELGLIDEYEFVVHPKVMGHGPALFAGMSKPLDLKLVDRLEYGSGAVAMRYVPRV; this is encoded by the coding sequence ATGGCCCCACTCCGCTACTCCATCAACCTCACGCTCGACGGCTGCTGCGATCATCGGACCATTGAGCCGGACGAGGAATTGCATCGTCGGGCGGCCGCGACGATTGCGCGGGCTGATGCGCTGCTGTTTGGGCGGGTGACTTACGGGATGATGGAATCGGCGTGGCGGCTGTCGGCCGGACGGCCGGACTGGATGGCCGATTGGATGATGCCGTTCGCTCAAACCATCGACGCAGCGAAGAAATACGTCGTGTCCAGCACTCTGACCCAGGTGGATTGGAATGCGGAGCTCGTGCCGGTGGGGAAGCTGGAAGAGACCGTTCGCGAGCTCAAGCGGAAGTCGAGGACGGGGCTCTATGTCGGTGGGGTCAAGCTGCCGATGGCACTGGCGGAGCTGGGACTGATCGATGAATACGAGTTCGTGGTCCACCCCAAGGTGATGGGCCACGGGCCGGCCTTGTTCGCGGGGATGTCAAAACCCCTCGACCTCAAGCTCGTGGATCGGCTGGAATATGGTTCGGGCGCGGTGGCGATGCGCTATGTGCCGAGGGTCTAG
- a CDS encoding SRPBCC domain-containing protein — MARSAELRDDELLIDKMFDAPAALVFRLWSDPAHFVRWWGPKGFTCPSAKLDFRVGGHWEAAILSPDWPPDSMAGVYREIVPNERLVFTFKWAHEGAIETLVTVTWREEGGRTRQSFHQTPFTSVEERDSHVGGWTECLDKEKAYVEALAGTEAA; from the coding sequence ATGGCTCGATCAGCTGAGCTGCGCGACGACGAACTGCTCATCGACAAGATGTTCGATGCTCCAGCCGCACTGGTGTTCCGTCTCTGGTCCGATCCCGCACATTTCGTGCGTTGGTGGGGTCCGAAGGGCTTCACCTGCCCCTCCGCCAAGCTCGATTTCCGCGTCGGCGGGCATTGGGAGGCCGCCATCCTCTCGCCCGACTGGCCGCCCGATTCCATGGCCGGTGTCTATCGCGAGATCGTGCCCAACGAACGGCTGGTCTTCACCTTCAAGTGGGCCCATGAGGGTGCCATCGAAACGCTGGTGACCGTCACCTGGCGCGAGGAGGGCGGACGAACGCGCCAGTCCTTCCACCAGACCCCGTTCACCAGCGTAGAGGAGCGCGACAGCCATGTCGGCGGCTGGACCGAATGCCTCGACAAGGAAAAGGCCTATGTCGAGGCGCTTGCCGGGACCGAGGCGGCCTGA